In the genome of Quercus robur chromosome 3, dhQueRobu3.1, whole genome shotgun sequence, one region contains:
- the LOC126719702 gene encoding uncharacterized protein LOC126719702, which translates to MMNALKGRVSSDLDDLVNRTDSPFTASVNSSPLPPKFRMPQIESYDGVKDPLDHLETFKTLMHLQGVPDEIMCKVFPTTLKGPARVWFSRLTPNSINTFKELSAQFTSHFIGGHRYKRSTACLMSIKQREDETLRAYITRFNKEALSIDEADDKILVASFTSGLRKGKFLFSLYKNDPKTMADVLYRATKYMNAEDALLAREEKPKKRERQEDMRQDRGRKVARTGDQRDERRFKPPTGRFTNFTPLTAPID; encoded by the coding sequence atgatgaacgccctcaaGGGGCGGGTATCCTCCGACCTCGACGATTTAGTGAACAGGACCGACTCACCATTCACTGCGTCCGTCAACTCATCCCCCCTGCCACCGAAGTTCCGAATGCCTCAGATCGAAAGTTacgacggggtcaaggaccccctcgaTCATCTAGAGactttcaagaccctgatgcaccttcagggggtACCTGACGAGATCATGTGCAAGGTGTTCCCGACCACACTGAAGGGACCTGCGAGGGTTTGGTTCAGTAGACTGACACCGAACTCCATCAATACTTTCAAGGAGTTGAGCGCCCAGTTCACCTCCCACTTCATTGGCGGTCATCGGTACAAGAGGTCCACCGCGTGCCTGATGAGCatcaagcagcgagaagacgagACGTTGCGAGCCTACATAACCCGTTTCAACAAAGAAGCCCTTTCGATCGACGAAGCGGATGATAAGATACTCGTAGCTTCGTTTACAAGCGGGCTGCGGAAGGGGAAGTTCTTGTTTTCCTTATACAAGAACGACCCGAAGACCATGGCGGATGTACTCTACAGGGCTACCAAGTatatgaatgcagaagacgcACTGTTGGCCCGCGAAGAGAAACCTAAGAAGAGGGAGAGGCAGGAGGATATGCGACAAGATAGGGGGAGAAAGGTCGCTAGAACCGGGGATCAGCGTGATGAAAGGCGCTTCAAACCCCCCACAGGAAGATTCACCAATTTCACCCCATTAACCGCCCCAATTGACTAG